Part of the Lolium rigidum isolate FL_2022 chromosome 6, APGP_CSIRO_Lrig_0.1, whole genome shotgun sequence genome, TCACCAATGCGTCCTaacagcttctggattgttctaaGGATCATAGAAGACACATTCTGGTGCTGTTCATTTGCTAAAGCAACTACAAGATTAAGAAAAAATGTTTGACCCtggtcatcaataattctctgggGAAATCTGGTAAGAATGTCGTGGAGCATTTCAAGCACAGCTTCTCTTCCCGATGCATGCTCGTAACTGCAAATTTTCAGAGTTAGCTTCTAGCACACATGCAATGGCAAAGCAGGTCCTATTTGAGATTCGTTCATACCTCAGGTTTGTCAGGAAAAAATCAATATGCTGTTGTAAGCGCTTCTCAGAGAGTGGATAATTTAGAAAAAACTGTAGCAGAATTTGGATGCATTGCTGCCTTGTAGAGTCTGTTTGAGTTGTTACCATCAGTTCTCCTATCCTAACTACAATATCATAAATCTCATGGCAAACCAATTTTCTTTTGACTACTGCCTTCAAAAGGGATAGGGCAACAGGCGAAGGGTTTGTCTGGAGATCAAGAAAAATGGGGAAACGGACAAGCATCTGAAGCTGATCATCTGATAGTGAAATTCTATAGCCTCTAAGTAGATGAGCAAGTAGTTTCAAACAAGATGTGACCAAATGACCATTAGAATTTCCAGTTCTCTGGGCAATCTCCATCAGTACATTCTTGATAGGATCTGCATTGTCCTTGAGAGATGgcaaaggaagttttaccaacatGGCAAGACACCTAAAGGTAATAGAAAGGACACTTTCATACTTGGAACTCAAGCATTTTCCCAAAAGGTTGACAAAAGGATCCAACATCGACAATAGTTGCTCATCTTCCTTATGCAGCTTGATGCTCTTCAAACGATTACGCAGCAACGTAAGTGCAAACCTTGTAAGTATATAGCAATTTTGTAAGCCACCCTCACCCTGTCCAAGCAAATCCATTCTGCGAATATTTTCTTGACCAGGACCAGATTCCGTATTATCTTTGCACTGAGAACCATTCTCTTTACTAGTATCCTCAACAAGACCATaaacaaatataaataaattAGATGTTTCAGTTGATGGATTGCATTCAACCCCCAAGGCTATACTGTGCAACATCGCCTCAAGTTTCGTTCTTAATTTTGGAGTGAGGTGCTTCCGAAGATGCGCAGAAATGGGCAAGATTAATTTCAAAGAATGTGTCTTGAATGTAATACTCTGGGCAATCAACTTAAGAGTCTCAAATGACATCCTCTTCTTTGTCTCTTTCATTTTGGAGGCAATCTTTTCAACTTCCTTTTGTTCCGCAATATCTCCAAGTATATCACTCTCAACTACAGCCAACAAATCTTGCAAGCAATAGTTAAGGCTACCATTCATCTCGGCAGTTACAGTTTTTGATAATAAGAAATGAAGGGTGTAGCCCAGAACATGTAGCTCATAACCCCTTTTCAGTATCGCCCTCAATATCTTGACCACAAACTGCAAGTAACCAATCCCAAGTTCCTTCAACGATGCAGCTAAAGCTGACCTTGCTTCATCACGTACGCTTTCAAGACGATTCTTGAGAAAGTTGCAGACTCGATGTATGATGCTTGACAGTTGTGACTCGAAATAATCCACTGGTAGTAACTTGAGTATCTTGAGTGCTACCAGGTTGATGCTCACATTGACTTTCTCAGGATCAGATCCTAATAGCTTCTGGACCTGTGGAAAGACTACCTTTCGCAGGTAGTGTTGCTTCTCCAAAGAGACTGTAGTTGAGGAGAATGTAACGGAAGAAAGAGAATCTTCATTGATAACATCAGAATTACTCGAGACATCAGCTGTGGGTTTCATGAAGTGGAACGCATCCAATACAGAACATATTAGTCTCAATATGACCTTCTGCTTATCAGGCTTGAGACTCAACTCACGGAAGCATCGCATCAGTATTGTTCGGTAATGCTCCCACTGCACTTTGGCAGCAATAGAAGAAAGTGTATCCAAACATACATCTCTTACATGTTCACCCTTCCCAGCTTTGACGTCGAAGAACATATTAAAAAATAGTGGAACAAATACTTTCATAGTCACATCCTAAAATGAAAGCAAAAGAATTAAATGTAACAATAAAAAAAGGAGAGCAGGAATCAGATGCTCAATCCATTTTAAGTTTGGTCGCCAGCTAATACTGAATGATGCAATGGGTGAGACCTAACGAACGATATTTAGCTTGATAAAGCAAAGAAGATATAATCCACAAGATAGTACCAAGCGAGATAGTGCAACATTGCACCAAAGAATAATGTGCAAAGGAGATATAATCCACGAGATAGTACCAAGCGAGAGAGTGCAACATTGCACCACGGAGTAATGTGCTGATGCATACTAAATGGGATGAAATGCAACACCAAACACATATTGCGGCAATCAATAGCAAAAGATATAGCCAATGGCAGACTGAACTTTGAACTCTACGGCAGTTATTAATTTAATCTGGCACGTATTCCACAAACAAAAAGTTGGCAATAATTTAACAGTATTTACCTCTGAAAAGCTGGTATCTTTCATTGCCTGCCTGAAAAGAGATAACGCTTTGGATCTTTTGCCAGCCTGCATTAGTGGATACGACCATGCAAATAAGAACAATTGTTCTTTATTTGGGCTTGGGGAAGAATGGATTAAGTAGATTTACCTGTAAATGAATTATGTTGTGGAAAAAATCTTCATCCAGATCTTCCTTCCAGAGAGGCCTGAAGGAGTTTAAGGATGGTACACAATCAAAATTATAGACCATGTCGCGAAGTAAAATTATCCACTCCTGAAATTACAACAGAATTAATTTCTTCTTTTTGGTGAGTAGCATATAGTAAGGAACAACAACTTGACAGAATTTACACCTTTTGAACTGATATATCTTTACACATAGCTGAACCCATATTATGAAGGTAGGTCCTCTCTAATATTTGTTGAATACGGCCTTTTGTGCAAACATTGCTGGAATTATTCTCTCCACGTTCAAGAGTGGCTGTTCCAATTGAGCATTCAAGGTCGTTGTTCATAACTGATGCAGAGAAACCCAGGAACGACTGAAGAGCCCTGGACGCACTTTGCCGGAAAATTAACTCTTCGGATGACATATCATACACACAATGAGATAATATGGCACCCATATGTTCTTCTTGCATGCCATGAAACAACTGCGGCTGAACCGTATCATATGCTTTGATTCTCATATCATAATCCAGTTCACCAAGTTCTGAGGTTGAAACCGCATTCAGATCTCGCAGTAACCGAGCCTGTAAGAAGGACCAAATATCACAACTGAGGACTGTAGATAGGTAGGAACAGGTACTGGAAAAGTTGACACAGAAGACACGACGTCAGGAGTAAACAAAACAATTACCAGAGAGCGCATCGAGAACTCATTCGATGACAGCCCATCATAGATATCACAGATACATAGCCGCTGCTCGAGTCCAACAGTCGCAAGCAATGGGTTGAGTGCATTTACAATCTTTACCGATACACCATGCCGTAGATTTGGTATTATTCCCCTTACAACATGTAGAGCTTCGAGACACTCATCTGTTATACAAAAGACACAAGACATAAGAGGGCAGAACGTGTCTAGGTTGCTAGAAGCCTACAGTGTTGCAAGCGAGATGAAAAATAATGAGTTATATCATGTTCCAGTTATGCATGTTGAAATACAAATTAGGCGTGTGCATAGGACAAACTTCACTAGAATATAGGcttaccagagttcaaatccttcTTGCTGAAAAATGGAAGGACCAGGTCTACAACATGCTCTGCAGCTAAGGGGTCTGTGATGTAGTTTAGCAATAGTTTAAACAGCCTAAGTTCACGTTGCCCAAGCCATCTCCCAGATCTCCTGTAGACAACAAGCTCAAAAACATAAGCTCCAAAAATGTGTAACCTCAGTCTGAAGCATCCCCAAGCAAGAAACAGAATTTCCCAAACAATGCAAAGTTGATGTGGCTAATATCTATCTTCCACTAACATGTGAACTCACGAGATGCTTGCACCAAAATGGCTTTAGCAGTACAATGATTTTTTCTTAAGTACATAGTTTCTCTCCAAAAATAAGGATAAGATGAAGCAGAGAAGAgttcacaaaagaaaaagaaaaatcaacCGCATCAAGGGAAGGAAGGCCGCTGAGAAAGTGAGAAGATAACTTTAAAGGCCATAACCACTCACAAGAGATGCTTAACCATAAAATAGATAGATTGATACAATAATGTTTACATTTAATGCATATAAAACTACCTACAGATAACATTGCGAGCAATTCAGTACCATTTGTCAAACTCAACCTAAACAAAAGCATATACCTGTGAAGCTCTTTGCGATAATTAACAAAATCATGGAGACTACTGAGAAGAACATCCATATGTTGAACAAGAATTTTCAACACCGAGTTATCTTCTTGTGGCTCCAAATCATTATCCAGCCTCAATAGATTCTCAATGAATTCAAGTGCATAGGAGGTGATAGATTCGGATGCAGTCCTCACAGTTAAAATAGAAAATATGGCTGGTACAAGGTTATTTGTCCCCAATAGTGGTGCTAATTTTGGGCTCTGACTCATTACCATGAAACACGAAAATAATGAGCTCGGCTTCTCACTACTGGAAGCCTCTTGTCTGAAGCAGTCAATTAGAGGTTTCACAGAAGTGAAAAACGTATTCCAGAAGTATTCTCCAAAGTCATGACTTTCATACTGACCAAGCGCCAAGGAAACAATTCTAATACATAAGGACCTAAGATCCTTTAATTGCTTGACTGAGGCAGTTGCCTGCATAAAAGAGATTGACAGGGATTAGTTCAGAGAAGATATGCACGACTTGCCAACATTACCttgaaaaaataataataacacCATAAGAACTTCCCATAAGACTTCATAGAACCATCAAGCAGACAGTAGCTACACTTAGTGGGATCTGCTAAATATGTTTAACTAGTTTTTTCCTAAAATTTCAGATACTTCTATAGCTTGAATTAGGCAAATCATTGTGAACACATAAATTTGGTAGTTTTGTTAAACAATATGATACATATGTGCAATAACTAAAACAATCTTAAAGGTAAGAGAACTGTGTATCGTTTTCAGGAGATATTATCATGATGTGACACACCTCACTGTCATCTGCTACTGTCATCTCTTTTGAGCATTCTTTCAGATCTATGGAATTGCCAGCGTCCTGACTCAAGGAACACTCATTGTCAGGGTGATTTGATTGTTTATGAGGATATTCCTCATCGCTGTTCCTTCTGAGATTCCGCATGCAACTCTCCAGCAATCGAACAACAATGATCAATATAGTATTAAGAAATGGACTTATATGTGCCATACCAAAACTACCAAAAATTTCTTCAACCAAATGAAGAAAACCATTTGCCCTTTTCCATGTAAGATTCTCTAGACAGATCTCTGTTGACATTCCCACGATATCAGAAGTACTTCCAAGCAGATTGCCAGACTGACAAGAGAACTTTTCAAGTTGAAGGCTCCCAGGGACCAAGGACTTCAGAAGCAACGAGAAAAAGAGCTGAAGCTCATTTGAATCAAACTGTAGAAGGAAACGGAGAATTGCCTTTCGATGGCTAACACCTGTGTGCTGGCAAAACAATGCAAATTACATAGAAGTTAACTTACACATAAGTTAAATTACAGAAGTATTTGTTTATTCTTAACAGTGTGGTCCAAGACAATCAGCTAAGATACCAACCTTTCGAGAACCAAGCAGCTTCAGTTTCCTTACTTTAGGTGTTAACACACGGATAACCAAAGGAACAACACGACTTCTGTGGCAATTCTGAATAGATACAGAATCGTGTGAAACTGCCCACGTGGTGAGTTCTTCACGGAGAGTTTTTAAATCGATCAGATTCTTAAGGTTCTGACTGTATGGGATCAGGAATTCATCCTTCCAGTTCAAAATGCAATCCAGTGCTTTTGCCTGTATGTCAGGATCACTCTCATCAAGGACCCTGGAAATAAATGTCAATTAATCACAAATTATCATGCAACATCTCACCTAATATTATATTAGCAGCACTACAAATTTACAAACCTTTCAGTTAATATTTCCTGAATAATCTTGCTCTGGGACAACGATCTGGCATTGCGCATTACTCTCAACAAGTTCAGCCATTCTTTTAGAATCATTTTCCATTGTTTGCCTTTACATTTGTCAGACATATATGAATCAACACTGTCGAAATCAAGATTAAAAAAAGGCATCAACAAGGATTGAACATTAAATATTCAAGTCTGCGCTGCAGAAAAAATTGCATTTTATCAATACCTAGTGATGCTGCcatcgctatagcccatgaaatttaGAAATAATGGTACAAGATGTCGAGAGCAAGACTCCGCAACATCAGGTATCTTCTGTAGGGCTTTAAGCAATAGTGTGGCAATTGTCTCAAGAGGTGTGTAATCATAATCCGTAGCAAGATATAAGCTGAAGCAGTCAAAAATAGCTGCAAAACCAAAGATGAAGTAAGAAATGGCAATACAAGAATCAGCTGAAGTACATGAAGTTGACTTCAAGACAATTACTGAGCCATAGGTCCATAATAACAAACAAAAAGTCTGTGACATGCTCATTCACATCCAAAGACCATAATGCTCAATCAATTCACCAAGCATCATTTCACAAGTTTGGTGTCCTAAGGCCAAATACTAGGAAAAGCAAAGTGAAAGCTTAAAAAGTAAGTTGTCTGTGGAGTATACCAAGACACAGGCACAATATTTGTTCCAACGAAAGGCAAGCAAAACAGCAAGTTGCAGGGTGAGCGCAAATAGATAATCTAAAGAAAGGTTGACATACTCATCAACAGTTAAATCGAGCAATACAAAGTTGCTCTCTGCTATTTGTCCTCTTCAACATAATAGCATCAGAAATACAGCAGTACACGAGATGGGCAAGAGTAACTTAAATGCGGCATGTAGTGAATGAGAACAAATGTAATGGAATGGAGCATAGGAGTGCGTTTGCAGAAGAATAGCACAAACATAACATTTGAGAGACATACACTGTGGGTGGGTTGCAGCTTCCAGTTTCTCTTGGCTTCTCACTGTCAGCCCCTCTGATTGGTGAATGGCGATAAACTCGATAAACTGACTCCAGACTGGTTCCTTGTGCTTCTTAATAAGGACACCAAGACAATCCAGTGCTGGTGGCCACAGATCACTAAATCTATTGTATAAGATCCCAACAATCCCATGCAAGAGAAGAGGTATGTAGTCATCATGAACCATGTTAGAAGACAGACTCATTTGTATCCGAGAAACATAGATAGCAATTTTCCGGCTAGTAGATACTGAAACTGGAGTTGATTCAACAGCGAACAGAGTGTCCACAACCTGATTTCAAGAGAGATGTAAGAGTAAGAACAAAAATTAGCAAGTAAAATATTAGCTGCCAGAACATACGTTAGTGTATTTGGTGTCAACAGCTTCCTCTGCAGAATCTTCTGTCCTTCGCTTCTTATGTGGCCGCTCATCATCTGAGCCTAGGCGTTGATCCATCTTCGCGTAATAGGATAAAATCCTCAATGTTAAAACCCTGATATTCTTATTTGGACTGCTCAAGTTGGCACCAAAGATACAGAATGAATTCAAAAGATTCTGTGGCTCGAATTCTTTTGTCATCTCCAGGGAAGTTGCTCTGCTCACAGAAAGAAACAAATAGAACTGAATAACCATCACAGATGGTCAAATCAAATTAAGTAAAAAATAGAAAGAAGAATTAGAGAGAAGAATTAACTTTACCCAAGTAGGGAATCCAAATATTCAGCTACAGCAGAGAGTACTTGTGGACATGTGCTGTGCCTCTTGGCAAGAggcaagaaaagacttaattctgAAGTTTTACTGCCGTTAACCAACAGTAACTCATGGTAAGTTAATAATGCAGCACCAAGTAGACTTCTCCAGGTATCCTTCGGCAGACCGCTAATGCTATCTGCATGTTGACAAAAAAAATGTGCATTTTTAGAAGACTTCGGATGGTTATTGTAAGGAAGTACTAGGAATCATCAAGTGCAATCACCTTCTTCCACTTCAAGAATCTGATCAAGGCTGCAAATTAACTTATTCAGCATTGTTAAACTATCTTGAGAGGCATCTTTAACATTTGAGTAGCAGCGAATAGATCCCCATAGTATAGCAGCTTCCTTTACACTGACTTGATTGCCTGAATGGTCACCAGTCTTGACTATATTATCTAGTAACTCTATCCACATGCGGATTTTTGAATCACAGAACTTGTAAACTTTCTTTTCCCGGTCAAGATGACTACCATCAATGCCATGAGTTATTCCATCGGTAGCTCCCTTAAATAAATGCAGAAGGATATAGAGAACTTCCTCAGGTGAAGTCTCAAGAAAATTATCCATTGCACTACAATTCATCAAAATGAAGGGTCAAACCTTGATGTGTGAAATTGTACATAAGTACACTTAAAAGTAACAGCAACTACTGACACATACCTCAGTATCTTGCTTTCGAAAGCTTGTATAATCAGTGGGCTTTTTGCCAAAAGTTTCTTTATAAAGATAACCGCACTGAAAACATCAGAATTTAAAACCATGAGAGGTGCTAGACTGCATTTgcaaatatttaaaaaaataccATGGGTTCTACAGGCGATAATTTACCTCAAATTGGTTAGTTCAAATACTGGAGCGTATACAATGGATAAGTTACAAGAAATAACTGGAACATCCAAAACACAAAGAAGGAAGTCCAAGATACTCCCAAGAACTTCAAATGAAGAAGCCCCTTCTGTGCTGCTACTAGGCCTGACATACTTACAGATTAGCAACTTAACAAGTTCTAGCATGTCAGCCTTATCTGGAAAAAGAATAAATTACAGGTAAGATATTGTAATCAGAAATAACGATAGAATTCAAAACAGTAAAAAAAAGCATACGGATGAGACAAACGCCTACCAAGGGCATCATTCTGCTTGCTGTTTTCTAGAGTAAATGTAAAAAAATTGATCAAGTGCTTCAAGTGCTCCAAGCAGTCATCCTTAATACAGCTGTTGATTTCTTCAAATAAACAAGTATATACCAGTGCCAACTCTTTCTGATCCACTTCGTTGCATAATCTTTGAATCACGCCAGTTATGACCTCACGGATAGTAGAAGACCCTGCATATTGTGTTAAGGCAATCATTACATTATTGAAATATAATGATAATGCACGAAAAAGCAATCCATAAAAGTATATTTTAGTTAGCACATCATGGTTAGAAAAATAGACAAATATGATGAACGAATCAATAATAGATGCATATTGCTCAGTTAAACTGAGAAGATAATGAGGTTGCCAAAAAAATTAACATCTAGGATGAATGAAGTACTGAAtgaaagttttttttaaaaaggcAATGCAACTAACAGGCATGAACAATACAATAGTACATCTCAGTTAAAAGAGTTGTCTGACCATCTGGGAATTTATCGTCGACTGTGGTGAGGACTGACTTTGTCAACAAGAACTTCATGACTTTCCCAGCTCTTGAGTGAAGCTTTGTGTAAGTTCCTCTCATGACGTGCCACAGCAAAGCAGTCACCCCATCTATCCGTATAGGTGATGAATTTTTAGCAGCCTCAAGTAGAGCTTTCCTTAAACCTAACAACCACAGTGGAGGGGAAATGAAGGTAGTCAATATAACAGAATATAGTATACCTCAGACAAGGCTGCCCATTATAGCAGGCAGCATTCCCCACCTCCCCCCTTCCGAACCCAAAAATATATACTTGGAGACTCAACATAGTGTCTAGCTGAACTGGTGGGTTGAAACATATCATATGAATTGCAGAGAAAATGTTCTATATATGACTCTTACATAAGAATAGTCCTGCAGCTCACCAAATCGAcagtgtatttgatgtcaaacagtGGGTGGGCCTTCTTGTTTGAAAGAAGATGTGGAAATATATGTGGTCAATACCAACTGTCAGCAGGTGTTTCTTTGTGGTCTTAAAATTtagcaaaacaatctcattaaacAATCTATTTCTATTGTTTGGGACTTGCATTGACAAATGTAATCGCAAGTCGCTCCATGGGATCCACGATGAGGTTTGTCATGACACATGAGAGCAAAACTAACCACGAGAATGATTATTGTTAGCTCATAGAAGAAAAATCGTGTGTTGCACATGCACACTAATAGTCACAGTGACTAATAGTCGCAATGTACTAGTGTAGGCAGGCAAATGCATTGCCAATATTCTTCAGTCAAGCAAAATAATCCATAGAAGAATAAATATtcaaataaaaaagaaacagacTGAAAAGTGACACAAAAGAAGGGTGATTGAGAAAAGGGGCAAGATCATTTGAA contains:
- the LOC124663593 gene encoding small subunit processome component 20 homolog, which produces MATPSYAAVKCLNTSSSSRKRFVVRAFAPSLFGIPGFVQFKSFSQRVEEIDIDVYRSLHAVKAEPSSGSSFLLDALVEWRELNTAEDFISFYDEMIPLVQTLPQIVLHREKIFSALLQRVNMAARLSLEPILMLIAALARDILEYFLPFLARHADAISALLGDGGDRDPEILEQVFTSWSCIMMYLQKYLVKDVVQILRTTAPLRFFPKDYVREFMAESVSFLLRNAPSSQLSQGLRKALLEAAKNSSPIRIDGVTALLWHVMRGTYTKLHSRAGKVMKFLLTKSVLTTVDDKFPDGSSTIREVITGVIQRLCNEVDQKELALVYTCLFEEINSCIKDDCLEHLKHLINFFTFTLENSKQNDALDKADMLELVKLLICKYVRPSSSTEGASSFEVLGSILDFLLCVLDVPVISCNLSIVYAPVFELTNLSAVIFIKKLLAKSPLIIQAFESKILSAMDNFLETSPEEVLYILLHLFKGATDGITHGIDGSHLDREKKVYKFCDSKIRMWIELLDNIVKTGDHSGNQVSVKEAAILWGSIRCYSNVKDASQDSLTMLNKLICSLDQILEVEEDSISGLPKDTWRSLLGAALLTYHELLLVNGSKTSELSLFLPLAKRHSTCPQVLSAVAEYLDSLLGATSLEMTKEFEPQNLLNSFCIFGANLSSPNKNIRVLTLRILSYYAKMDQRLGSDDERPHKKRRTEDSAEEAVDTKYTNVVDTLFAVESTPVSVSTSRKIAIYVSRIQMSLSSNMVHDDYIPLLLHGIVGILYNRFSDLWPPALDCLGVLIKKHKEPVWSQFIEFIAIHQSEGLTVRSQEKLEAATHPQSIFDCFSLYLATDYDYTPLETIATLLLKALQKIPDVAESCSRHLVPLFLNFMGYSDGSITSVDSYMSDKCKGKQWKMILKEWLNLLRVMRNARSLSQSKIIQEILTERVLDESDPDIQAKALDCILNWKDEFLIPYSQNLKNLIDLKTLREELTTWAVSHDSVSIQNCHRSRVVPLVIRVLTPKVRKLKLLGSRKHTGVSHRKAILRFLLQFDSNELQLFFSLLLKSLVPGSLQLEKFSCQSGNLLGSTSDIVGMSTEICLENLTWKRANGFLHLVEEIFGSFGMAHISPFLNTILIIVVRLLESCMRNLRRNSDEEYPHKQSNHPDNECSLSQDAGNSIDLKECSKEMTVADDSEATASVKQLKDLRSLCIRIVSLALGQYESHDFGEYFWNTFFTSVKPLIDCFRQEASSSEKPSSLFSCFMVMSQSPKLAPLLGTNNLVPAIFSILTVRTASESITSYALEFIENLLRLDNDLEPQEDNSVLKILVQHMDVLLSSLHDFVNYRKELHRRSGRWLGQRELRLFKLLLNYITDPLAAEHVVDLVLPFFSKKDLNSDECLEALHVVRGIIPNLRHGVSVKIVNALNPLLATVGLEQRLCICDIYDGLSSNEFSMRSLARLLRDLNAVSTSELGELDYDMRIKAYDTVQPQLFHGMQEEHMGAILSHCVYDMSSEELIFRQSASRALQSFLGFSASVMNNDLECSIGTATLERGENNSSNVCTKGRIQQILERTYLHNMGSAMCKDISVQKEWIILLRDMVYNFDCVPSLNSFRPLWKEDLDEDFFHNIIHLQAGKRSKALSLFRQAMKDTSFSEDVTMKVFVPLFFNMFFDVKAGKGEHVRDVCLDTLSSIAAKVQWEHYRTILMRCFRELSLKPDKQKVILRLICSVLDAFHFMKPTADVSSNSDVINEDSLSSVTFSSTTVSLEKQHYLRKVVFPQVQKLLGSDPEKVNVSINLVALKILKLLPVDYFESQLSSIIHRVCNFLKNRLESVRDEARSALAASLKELGIGYLQFVVKILRAILKRGYELHVLGYTLHFLLSKTVTAEMNGSLNYCLQDLLAVVESDILGDIAEQKEVEKIASKMKETKKRMSFETLKLIAQSITFKTHSLKLILPISAHLRKHLTPKLRTKLEAMLHSIALGVECNPSTETSNLFIFVYGLVEDTSKENGSQCKDNTESGPGQENIRRMDLLGQGEGGLQNCYILTRFALTLLRNRLKSIKLHKEDEQLLSMLDPFVNLLGKCLSSKYESVLSITFRCLAMLVKLPLPSLKDNADPIKNVLMEIAQRTGNSNGHLVTSCLKLLAHLLRGYRISLSDDQLQMLVRFPIFLDLQTNPSPVALSLLKAVVKRKLVCHEIYDIVVRIGELMVTTQTDSTRQQCIQILLQFFLNYPLSEKRLQQHIDFFLTNLSYEHASGREAVLEMLHDILTRFPQRIIDDQGQTFFLNLVVALANEQHQNVSSMILRTIQKLLGRIGDQGKNSIFEYSLSWYTGDKQNLWSASAQVIGLLAGNRSLGIGKHLESILAIAKQITEYSVTASRGVQLYLTGETSLPFWKEAYHSIAMMERLLLQFPELYFKQNTEAMWMTICKLLTHPHSKLRNMSSSLVASYFASVEKRKREEKLDATSSFLVQPSRLFIIAASFLKQLRMELSDSTANNLIIQNLAYSVCNLHMLIKQTTSSHQFWSSLRSSDHVAFLEGFELLGSKKAKNTFLLCTADAAGFDLNRSEELTSLLVSSLLKKMGKIAMRMEDTHMKIVFSCFSLISSRLGAEVSLTYAVHLLDPLYKVAEDFAGKVISDEAKQSAEVARDKLRDLIGVEKFVEVYNSVRKDVKAKREFRKQAEKLVAVNDPARHAKRKLRMASKHRDHKKRKITAMKMGRWLR